From one Acidobacteriota bacterium genomic stretch:
- a CDS encoding ATP-binding protein, translating into MPLPAVETPATSVPPQVLLANHLKALKLPAFARDYEKVAMEAAGDRADYPKYLLRLCELERIDRERRSIERRIRQARFPHTKSFDTFEFAAQPSLNKALVLELARCDWIEKRRNVIALGPSGTGKTHTALSLGLAACQRGHSVAFTTAAALVHELMEARDERRLRRAQKHLASVKLLIIDELGYVPFTAVGAELLFEVLSQRYERGSTLITSNLPFDEWTSVFGSERLTGALLDRLTHHVHILELNGDSFRLATSRKRQKRSTPENGGTA; encoded by the coding sequence ATGCCCCTGCCAGCTGTGGAAACGCCGGCGACATCGGTGCCGCCGCAGGTCCTGCTCGCCAATCATCTGAAGGCCCTGAAGCTTCCGGCGTTCGCACGCGACTATGAGAAGGTGGCGATGGAGGCGGCCGGTGACCGGGCCGATTATCCGAAGTACCTTTTGCGCCTGTGCGAACTTGAGCGTATCGACCGCGAGCGGCGCAGCATCGAGCGACGCATCCGCCAGGCCCGGTTCCCGCACACCAAGAGCTTCGACACGTTCGAGTTCGCCGCCCAGCCTTCGCTCAACAAGGCGCTGGTTCTCGAGCTGGCCCGCTGCGACTGGATCGAGAAGCGCCGCAATGTCATTGCGCTCGGGCCGTCCGGAACCGGCAAGACGCACACCGCCCTGTCGCTCGGCCTTGCTGCCTGCCAGCGCGGACACAGCGTCGCGTTCACCACCGCTGCCGCGCTCGTCCATGAGCTGATGGAAGCGCGCGACGAGCGCCGTCTCCGGCGCGCGCAGAAGCATCTCGCCAGCGTCAAACTCCTGATCATCGACGAACTTGGCTATGTGCCGTTCACCGCGGTCGGCGCCGAACTCCTGTTCGAGGTCCTGAGCCAGCGCTACGAACGCGGCAGCACCCTGATCACCAGCAACCTGCCGTTCGACGAATGGACCAGCGTGTTCGGATCCGAACGCCTCACCGGCGCACTCCTCGACCGGCTGACGCACCATGTCCACATCCTCGAACTGAACGGCGACAGCTTCCGGCTCGCCACGAGCCGCAAGCGCCAGAAGCGATCCACCCCGGAAAACGGAGGCACCGCATGA
- a CDS encoding IS21 family transposase, translating into MKRVELYVKVRRAVLADGMSRRAAARYFGIDRKTVDKILVFPVPPEHGRAGRIYRRKLTGFTGIIDAILSADRQVHSKQRHTAQRIFERLKDEHGFSGGSTIVRNYVAEARLRSKEVFVPLSHKPGHAQADFGEADAIIAGKRVRFHYFCMDLPQSDACFVKAYPAEVAEAFCDGHVAAFDFFGGVPLSILYDNTRLAVAQILGDGRRTRSSMFSGLQSHYLFEDRFGRPGKGNDKGKVEGLVGYARRNFMVPVPVADSFETLNEMLVDKCAKRQQAVLRGKQASIAERFRSDAEMLMARPAYAFDPCHMTAGRASSLSLVRYKTNDYSVPTAFAHREMVIKAYVDRVDIICQGERIARHPRTYAREDFVYDPLHYLALIEQKAGSLDQAAPLDKWLLSPPVHRMRRLMEARSGKDGRREFIQVLRLCETFDQTLVEASVAHALDIGAISFDAVKMIALAKLEHRPPRLDLSLYPYLPCANVRATSTSSYLGLLGMAGAA; encoded by the coding sequence ATGAAGCGCGTGGAACTGTATGTGAAGGTACGCCGGGCCGTTCTGGCAGACGGCATGAGCCGGCGAGCGGCGGCACGGTATTTCGGGATCGACCGCAAGACGGTGGACAAGATTCTGGTGTTTCCTGTGCCGCCCGAACATGGCCGGGCTGGCAGGATCTACAGGCGCAAGCTGACAGGGTTCACCGGGATCATTGATGCGATCCTGTCGGCAGACCGGCAGGTGCATTCCAAGCAGCGACACACGGCGCAGCGCATCTTCGAGCGACTGAAGGACGAGCACGGGTTCAGCGGCGGCTCGACGATCGTGCGCAATTACGTGGCCGAGGCGCGGCTGCGGTCAAAGGAAGTGTTTGTACCGCTGAGCCACAAGCCGGGTCACGCGCAGGCTGATTTCGGCGAGGCGGATGCGATCATCGCAGGCAAGCGCGTGCGGTTTCACTATTTCTGCATGGACCTGCCGCAGTCGGATGCGTGCTTCGTGAAGGCGTATCCGGCCGAGGTCGCTGAAGCGTTCTGCGACGGGCATGTCGCGGCGTTCGATTTCTTCGGCGGCGTGCCGTTGTCGATCCTCTATGACAACACAAGGCTCGCCGTGGCGCAGATCCTCGGCGACGGCCGGCGCACACGCAGCAGCATGTTCTCGGGCCTGCAGAGCCATTACCTGTTCGAGGACCGGTTCGGACGTCCGGGCAAGGGGAACGATAAAGGCAAGGTCGAAGGCCTGGTCGGCTACGCGCGGCGCAACTTCATGGTGCCGGTACCGGTCGCTGACAGCTTCGAGACCCTCAATGAGATGCTGGTCGACAAGTGCGCCAAGCGTCAGCAGGCCGTGCTTCGCGGCAAACAGGCGAGCATCGCCGAACGGTTCAGGTCGGATGCGGAGATGCTCATGGCGCGGCCCGCTTATGCCTTCGATCCCTGTCACATGACGGCAGGCCGGGCCTCGTCATTGTCACTCGTGCGCTACAAGACGAATGACTACTCGGTACCGACGGCCTTCGCGCACCGGGAGATGGTGATCAAGGCTTATGTCGACCGGGTCGACATCATCTGCCAGGGCGAGCGGATTGCCCGTCACCCGCGCACCTATGCCCGCGAGGACTTCGTCTATGATCCGCTGCATTACCTTGCGCTGATCGAGCAGAAGGCCGGATCGCTGGACCAGGCCGCACCGCTGGACAAGTGGCTCCTGTCGCCGCCGGTGCATCGCATGCGGCGCCTGATGGAAGCCCGCAGTGGCAAGGATGGCCGGCGCGAGTTCATCCAGGTGCTGCGGCTGTGCGAGACGTTCGATCAGACGCTCGTCGAGGCCAGCGTCGCGCATGCACTCGACATCGGCGCCATAAGCTTCGACGCCGTCAAGATGATCGCGCTGGCGAAGCTGGAACACCGCCCGCCGCGGCTGGATCTCAGCCTCTACCCCTATCTGCCCTGCGCCAACGTGCGCGCCACCAGCACAAGCAGTTATCTGGGTCTCCTGGGTATGGCAGGTGCCGCATGA